TGGAACGGCGGCGACCCGGTCACGGCCATCGGAGATTACCGCTGGACTAATTATAAGGCCAGCGCCGATGTGTCTTTTGAACAAAATAGCACGTATGGCGGAACCAATTACGCAGCGATTGGGGCCAGATACCAAGGCGGGCCGCAGACGATTAACGGCACCCCTTATGCGCTCAAGTTCTGGTTCGATGGCGGCTGGCAGCTGCTGTCCAGCGGGACTGTGGTGGCCAGCGGAAACGCAGCTTCCGGCTCCGGGGGGGTGAAGATTCCTGATTTCAATACGGCACATGACGCGTGGCATAACATTGCCATTCAGGTGGCTGGGGATACGGTCACTGCTTATCTGGATCAGGTTGAGCTTGCTTCCTATACCGATCCGAATCCGAAGCTCTCCGGGCGCGTGCAGCTTGCCAGCGGCTTCTATCATACCCGCTTCGATAATCTGAAGGTGGAGAGGGTAGACGGATATACCCCTTACTATGCCGAGCAGCTGGATAACCTGGAGATGACGGATCTGGCTGAAGTCCCGGGAATGAATCTGGTCTATGAAGGCAATTGGGCCCATGAGAATGGGAAAGGCATGTATGTCTATCAGCGTTCCCTCTCTACCAGCCAAGGGGCCGGTGCGGTGCTGAAGTATACTTTTACCGGTACGGGACTTGATATTCTGGGGCCGAACGACGGCTCCGCCAAGCTGGAAGCTGTGGTAGACGGCGAGACGCTGGTAGTATCAGGTGCTGCGGGTGTTGCGAAGGAGCTGTACCAGACCTTCACGCTCCGTGGACTGAAATACGGTGAGCATACGGTTCAGCTCAAAGTGCTGAGCGGGACCCTCACTGTGGATTCCGTAGCGGTCATTGGCGGGGAAGGCGCAGGCAACCCGGATACAGCGGGGCTTCAGCAGGCGGTGAGTGCTGCACTTACGGTCAGCAGGGAAGAGAGCTACCCGGAGAAGGACTGGAAGCTGTTCACGAATGCCCTGGATACTGCCCAGGCAGCGCTGAATGATCCCGTTCTCTACCGGCTGGACCAGGAAGGGGCAGCTCAGCTTGCAGAACGTCTGTCTTCCGCACTGAATCTGTTGCTGCTCGGAGATGTGAGAGAGCTTGCATCCATTCCCGATAGGGCTACTTATGCAGGGAAGCTGCCGGAGCTGCCAGCCAAGGTAGAAGCCACGCTCGCAGACGGCTCTAAAATACAGGTGGCTGTGAAGTGGAATCTGGATGCGGTTAGCTTCGGCAAGCCATACGAACGGGTAGCGGTCACCGGCACCTATGGAAGCTTGAAGACCATTGCTTATGTGGAAGTGGTTCCTGAGGGGCTGGTGTACTTCCTGGATATGGGTGTTGCCGGGGATGGAGGCACCCCGCCATATACAGCCATCCGGGATCTATCAGGCGTCAGCCTGCTGAATCAGAAGGCAGATCAATTGTCCACAGGAGATACGGTATGGGGCCATACAAATACGGGCGCTAACTATAGTGTCAAAGGGCTGGGCGGTGATGTAGTCATCACCAATAAAGCCCAGACCGGAGTATACGGATCGAATACGAGGAATACGCCGCTGGTCTACAACCTGCCTCTGAGTGCAGGCAAATATACGGTTACTTCCTATCATCTGGATTGGTGGAATAATGGGAGCCGGACGATGGACATTACTCTCAGTTACCCTGACGCAGAGGGGAAGATCGTGAGTGAGACGGTGAAGACCGGACTGGTTGCTGGCCTGGGCGGAGTGCTGGTTCAACATGATTTCACGCTGCCGGTCAGCGGTACGGTGAAATATACGGTGAACAATACGTTCAGCCAGGCTTCGCTGATCAGCTATCTGGCAGTGGCGAAGGACATGGTCAGCGCGGCCAATGAACAGGCTGTACTTGGGGCGAAGAGTATGATTGAAGGGGCAGCTTACAGCGTCAAGATGGCGCAAGCGAATAGTGAAGAAGCTGTCCGGGTCTGGTTGGCGCAGACCATTGGCGGGTTGCCGGGCTTCAGTGATACGGGAGTTACCCTGGGGGATATTACCTTGTCTGCCTTCCAGGCAGCCGCAGAGGATACTGAAGGTAGCTTCACCTTCTCAGTAACGCTGAGTAAGGGCGAAGCAAGAGCAGACAGCTCGGCCAGCGGTAAGATCACGCTGCCGGAGCCGGATACGGTACTGCCGGTTATTACGCTCATTGGCGAAGCAACAGTCAATCTGCCAATCGGTGCGGAATACACCGATGCGGGTGCTACCGCTTATGACGATCAGGACGGGGACATCACTGCCCGTATTACGACAACTGTGACCAGTGAAGTATATGGCTTGACGGAGCTGGATACGGCCAAGGAAGATATCTATACCTTCCACTATAATGTCACTGATAAGGCAGGCAACGCGGCGGCTGAGGTGACCAGACGGGTCGTAGTTACGCTGGACCCGGATGTTACGAAGCCGGTGATTACCCTGCTGGGTGAAGCATCTGTTCAGTTGGAAAAGGGGGCAAGCTATACGGATGCCGGAGCTACGGCGGCAGATGATCGAGATGGCGATATTACAGAGCGTATTGTTGCAACGATTACGCATGGTGGTGAGACAGTGCCAGTGCTGGACACTTCGGCCTCAGGCAGCTACGTCTATCACTATAATGTGACTGATACAGCGGGTAATGCGGCTGCTGAAGTGATAAGAAAGGTCACTGTAATAGAAGAGAAGCTGCCGCCGGAAGTGAATCCAACACAGGCGCCAACTCCGGTGCCGACAGCAACACCGGCTCCAACGAATGAACCGGTTTGGATACCGGCACCGACTATAACACCAACACCTAAACCAACTGTAGCACCATCCCCACGGAAGGAGAAAGTTCTTGCAGCGGCTGATTTCCAGGCACCGGCGGGCGGAGCTATAACCATTCAACTCACGGACGCTGCTGAATCCGTTCTGCTGCCGGCAGGAGTCACAAGCATGACAGGCGCGAATACGTTGCGTCTTGTCTGGAATACGGTTGCTGTGGATCTGAGCCCGGACGCTCTGAAGAGCATCCTGAATACCGTTGCAGCAGGTGGAGTTCAACCGGAGGGAGCTGCCATCAGACTGTCGGCGGTGAAGTCAGACGCTGACAGCTTACAGCAGCGGATGAATAATCTGGCCATCAACGGGTCTGTCCGGTTAACAGCGGCAAGCGAGGTCATCAGCTTCAGCCTGGAGGTTGTTGCTGCGGACGGAAGCTTAATACCGGTAACGGATTTTGCCAAGCCGCTGACTGTGACCTTCACAGTAGATTCTAAGGCCAACCGCGATCTGCTCAGCGTCTACCATATCGCTGCCAGCGGAGCGGTGGAATATGTGGGCGGTAAGCTGGTGGATAGTAATCGTAAGCTTGTTTCTGAAGTGAAGCATTTCAGCCAGTACGCTGTGCTGGAGTACGATAAGAGCTTCACCGATGTCAGCAGCAGCCACTGGGCAAGCTCAGTCATTAAATCCATGGCTGCGAAGCATATAATCGAAGGTGTGCCTGGTGGCCGCTTCGATCCGCAAGGGGAAGTGACCAGAGCGCAATTCGCCGCCATGATTACACGTGCGCTTGGCCTTAAGGCGGCAAGCCCAGCCGCATCGGCCTTCACGGATGTGGATGCCAAGGCCTGGTACGCTGACGCGGTTGCCGCTGTGAATGAAGCAGGCATTGTGCTTGGACGCAGCAAGGATGCTTTTGCTCCAGATGAACGTATTACCCGCGAGGAGATGGCGGTTATGATCGTCCGGGCGTATGCGACCCTGCCGGGAAGCCAGATCAGTGCTAACCTGTCAGGAGGGCAAGCGGATAGCATGGCGGCAAGCCTGTTCAGTGATGCTACCCGGATTCAGGAATGGGCGAAGAATGCAGCCGTTACTGCCGAACAGGCAGGCCTGATCCGTGGACGCGGCAATCAGCAATTCGCACCTCAGGCGGCCATGACCCGTGCCGAGAGTGCGCAGGTCCTCGCTAACCTGCTGGGACATATGTAACTTCAACTACCTATATAAATGAAGCAGAGCAGCGGTTTCCGGCAATTGGAGAACTGCTGCTCTGCGTATATTCAAGATCATGTTATTAGGATTGATTGCTATAACCAATAACAATATTCTTGACAGTGAAGAGATCCATGAAGTTTGTGCCAAGAAATATACCAGGCAGGGCTGTGGCCGTCGCCAGATCAATCGGAGTTATCGAGGTCACTTCTCCTACATAGGCCGTGGAATCATCGAGGAACGCTAAATCACCCACATAATCAAGTTCAACTAAATGGGATAAGCCTTCATTTAAGTCAATAATTTGCACACCGCCCCTTGGAGAATCAGTAGGTTGAACGGTAATGCCCATGTAGGCTTGCGTCCGTGAAAGACGAATTTTATCCTGACCTTTGTAGCTGGGGAAATCCGCAAAACTCTTATAGGTGACGATTCCATTCTTATTAATGGCCAGATTATTAATGACTTTCAGATAGTTTTTGTCTGTACGCATGGTACAGAATAATATTTGTTTGTCCGTGTAGATCCCGGATACCGTATTGTCCAGCAGACTTGACGTATTAGAGCGCCCAATTGAATCATTGTCAAAATAGGTAAGCATACCAGCAGGTCCAAGCGTTACTTGGGTGTGCCCATCGGGACGAACGGTCAGAGGATTGCGGCTGCCGTCAAAGGTAAGCTCAATTCCATCTCCAACCGGATAAACACTATCATCCAGATAGGAAATGGCGACAACATTACCGTTATCATTATCTTTAGCTCTGCATGCAACAAAGACATAATTGCTATTTGGATGACCTGCAAAGGCAAAAGGGTAGCCACTTCCGCTAGGCAAATCCACTTGTTTAATAACCTCATCCTTGACGGAGTCAATAATTGTAACGACCTTGTCACCAGAATGGGCTACATAGACTTTGTTCATTTTAGCAGCAGCGAAGATAGCAACAGGTGCGCTATTGGCAGAGGGGCCGCCAATGTGAACAGTTTTGATTGTTTTAAAGTCATACGCATCAATGATAGTGATAAAATTCTGATCGATATTCACTACGTAAAGTTTATCCTCCTGGTAATTCAAGCACATAGGCCCGGACTGGAGGCCCACCGGAATTCGTTGGATGAGCTCGTTTTTTCTTGAATCAACGACAGCAACATAGCCGTTGCTACCATCATAACTAACAAAAAAGTAAGGATTACCTGATGATAGATTCCTGCTGCGGCTCGCCGTATTCGTATTCATAATGAAATCCCCTTTACATTAAGAAGATTGATTGCTATAACCTGAAATAATGTTCTTCACGGTATTGTTGTTTCCCGCGACGTCGATAGCAGTTAGAGGTGTTCCAGTGGCCAGATCAATGGAATGAACCATGTTTCCTTCTCCCACATAGGCTTTGGAGTCGGAGTAGAACGCCAGATCGCCGACAGAGTCTAAGTCAACAAATCTCGAATTCAAGCTGGCTACATCGATAATTTGCAGACCCCCCGTCGGGGAATCCGTGGGTTGAATAGTGACACCAATATATTTTTGCGTAAGTGATGTGCGAATTTTATCCTGACCTTTGTAACTGGGGATTTCTTGGGAATTATCATAGATAACGTTCCCATCCGCATCAAAATCCAGGTTCTTGATTACTTTCAAAAAGTCCCTTTGTTCTTGCATAGTACAGAATAACAAGCCGTTGTCCAGGTAAACCCCGGATACCGTATTGTCCAGTAAACTTGTCGCTTTATGGTGAACATGGGTATAATCATATAGGAATCCAATATTAGCAAGAACAGCTAGTATGTGTCCATTCAGGCGAACGGCCAAGGGGTTGTGGTTCTGGTCAAATATTGGTTCTATTGAACTATATTCAAGACTTTCCATCCCATCATCATCTACGTTAAGGATATAAACAAAATCTCCAAATGGAGGACGTGACTGGCAGGCCATATAGACGTAAGGGGTGTTCTTATTACTCGCAAAGGCGAAAGGCTTATCTAACAAAATTCCAGTACCCTGTGATTGAAGAGTGATGGCATCAAAAACTGTCATGCTCCCTGTTTCATTTTCTCCATAATTGGCTACATAGCCTATTTTGCCGCCAGACTCTACGAAGACAGCCACAGGTTTGCTGCCCACTGGAAATGCTGCTAAAAACTTAAAGGTATCCGTACTATAGACTAATACTGCATTCGTAATGTCATCCGCCACATAAAGCTTATCCCCGGAGGGACTCAAGCACA
The window above is part of the Paenibacillus sp. FSL H8-0048 genome. Proteins encoded here:
- a CDS encoding YncE family protein — its product is MNRNLTAEHNRNTSSGLSYVYASYVVNNKAGYVAVIDPTTDEIIKRISTGKSPSAMCLSPSGDKLYVADDITNAVLVYSTDTFKFLAAFPVGSKPVAVFVESGGKIGYVANYGENETGSMTVFDAITLQSQGTGILLDKPFAFASNKNTPYVYMACQSRPPFGDFVYILNVDDDGMESLEYSSIEPIFDQNHNPLAVRLNGHILAVLANIGFLYDYTHVHHKATSLLDNTVSGVYLDNGLLFCTMQEQRDFLKVIKNLDFDADGNVIYDNSQEIPSYKGQDKIRTSLTQKYIGVTIQPTDSPTGGLQIIDVASLNSRFVDLDSVGDLAFYSDSKAYVGEGNMVHSIDLATGTPLTAIDVAGNNNTVKNIISGYSNQSS
- a CDS encoding S-layer homology domain-containing protein yields the protein MNRKNRVKKRLFSVLLSAALVAGMFPALGTSVASASENDASAVRIQLDGKDIKDGNVNGLTFKGFGVLSGNSTSALLMDYKSEQPEAYAQLLQILFGGDRPLMDHVKIEMGNDRNNSTGPDPSTMRTEDEEANVARHPGFQLAADAKAVNPAVKVSFLRWNAPAWAGNNDKIYTWYKKTILAAYREYGYMVDYVNPHINEHAPDLAWTKEYGERVKADTSDFKDEQEKELYHSIKLVISDEVGIGSFGDALVNDLSLREAVAAAGYHYNTDDDSKGNFKRLADELDKEIWNSEAQATFSNSAFRPHNNMKDPLVPGTGIGGTGGPLEMGNTIIKGFVNSRRTHFIYQPAIGSFYEGGQYSFKELLSARDPWSGFIHYDAGLLVLKHFNGFATTGWENEDNTAGIWRAVPQASYTGATGTNPVSGRNGTPSYMTLASPDKQDFSTVIINDSETEKIYKLQAVNMAYTGNPSLEMWETRGAETGQAFNNNYMKDLGDVQADGSGEYTIRVKPFSIVTVTTLDNRNKEGFSTPLPVEGERTVLDTDATGSVQNTEDQWLYADDFNYGGRSVPVIGEGGQITGEESYVSSRGGPYSVMPRYTQDLNGAFEGYLVDGTNNYVLRQQLDQTTTGVGGAWNGGDPVTAIGDYRWTNYKASADVSFEQNSTYGGTNYAAIGARYQGGPQTINGTPYALKFWFDGGWQLLSSGTVVASGNAASGSGGVKIPDFNTAHDAWHNIAIQVAGDTVTAYLDQVELASYTDPNPKLSGRVQLASGFYHTRFDNLKVERVDGYTPYYAEQLDNLEMTDLAEVPGMNLVYEGNWAHENGKGMYVYQRSLSTSQGAGAVLKYTFTGTGLDILGPNDGSAKLEAVVDGETLVVSGAAGVAKELYQTFTLRGLKYGEHTVQLKVLSGTLTVDSVAVIGGEGAGNPDTAGLQQAVSAALTVSREESYPEKDWKLFTNALDTAQAALNDPVLYRLDQEGAAQLAERLSSALNLLLLGDVRELASIPDRATYAGKLPELPAKVEATLADGSKIQVAVKWNLDAVSFGKPYERVAVTGTYGSLKTIAYVEVVPEGLVYFLDMGVAGDGGTPPYTAIRDLSGVSLLNQKADQLSTGDTVWGHTNTGANYSVKGLGGDVVITNKAQTGVYGSNTRNTPLVYNLPLSAGKYTVTSYHLDWWNNGSRTMDITLSYPDAEGKIVSETVKTGLVAGLGGVLVQHDFTLPVSGTVKYTVNNTFSQASLISYLAVAKDMVSAANEQAVLGAKSMIEGAAYSVKMAQANSEEAVRVWLAQTIGGLPGFSDTGVTLGDITLSAFQAAAEDTEGSFTFSVTLSKGEARADSSASGKITLPEPDTVLPVITLIGEATVNLPIGAEYTDAGATAYDDQDGDITARITTTVTSEVYGLTELDTAKEDIYTFHYNVTDKAGNAAAEVTRRVVVTLDPDVTKPVITLLGEASVQLEKGASYTDAGATAADDRDGDITERIVATITHGGETVPVLDTSASGSYVYHYNVTDTAGNAAAEVIRKVTVIEEKLPPEVNPTQAPTPVPTATPAPTNEPVWIPAPTITPTPKPTVAPSPRKEKVLAAADFQAPAGGAITIQLTDAAESVLLPAGVTSMTGANTLRLVWNTVAVDLSPDALKSILNTVAAGGVQPEGAAIRLSAVKSDADSLQQRMNNLAINGSVRLTAASEVISFSLEVVAADGSLIPVTDFAKPLTVTFTVDSKANRDLLSVYHIAASGAVEYVGGKLVDSNRKLVSEVKHFSQYAVLEYDKSFTDVSSSHWASSVIKSMAAKHIIEGVPGGRFDPQGEVTRAQFAAMITRALGLKAASPAASAFTDVDAKAWYADAVAAVNEAGIVLGRSKDAFAPDERITREEMAVMIVRAYATLPGSQISANLSGGQADSMAASLFSDATRIQEWAKNAAVTAEQAGLIRGRGNQQFAPQAAMTRAESAQVLANLLGHM
- a CDS encoding YncE family protein: MNTNTASRSRNLSSGNPYFFVSYDGSNGYVAVVDSRKNELIQRIPVGLQSGPMCLNYQEDKLYVVNIDQNFITIIDAYDFKTIKTVHIGGPSANSAPVAIFAAAKMNKVYVAHSGDKVVTIIDSVKDEVIKQVDLPSGSGYPFAFAGHPNSNYVFVACRAKDNDNGNVVAISYLDDSVYPVGDGIELTFDGSRNPLTVRPDGHTQVTLGPAGMLTYFDNDSIGRSNTSSLLDNTVSGIYTDKQILFCTMRTDKNYLKVINNLAINKNGIVTYKSFADFPSYKGQDKIRLSRTQAYMGITVQPTDSPRGGVQIIDLNEGLSHLVELDYVGDLAFLDDSTAYVGEVTSITPIDLATATALPGIFLGTNFMDLFTVKNIVIGYSNQS